AAAgaggaggtggggggggggggagggggagggtggCCGTTGCTACTCTGTTGGCATTTGCGTTGGCATCGGCTCTCCCCTGATGGTGGCTAGGATTTGGTGGTAGCTTGCACCTCTgtatatatttcaaaattttagagatttgTTGTTTCAATATTTTTACAACATATTGATACAATACTATGAGttgtttcaacattttttttttaaaaaaagcacTACCATAGAACTGGTCATCCGCGTCGGTTCATCAGTGCTGGCTAGGccagaaccggtactgatgaagTATTAGTTCCAATTCGTATAATCCAACGCTCGATAAATGATTGAGCTGggacgaaccggcactgatactgagtatcagtgccggttcttggcacaaactggcactgatacttcagtgctgGCTAGTAATCATGAGCTAGTACTGATACcttttatcagtgccggttcgtgttaGGACGGGCAGTGAACCTGGGAGCCAAACCCGAATATTAAATTGAATCCATTTTAGTCGTCTCGCGTTCATGTCCATGTCCCATCCCCGGCCAAGTCCGAACCTAGCTACCTAGAtcccatcccccccccccctctctctctctctctctctctctctctctctctctctctctctctctctctctctcgctcgctcgctcatGGCCACCATGCTCTAGCTCAACCAGCGGCTCCTCCGGTGAGATCCCTCTTCGATCCAACGCCCCTTCTACCAAATCAACAGCTCCTGCGACGGGGCTACCTCCTCAGTCCAGCTTCACCTACTATGAGCTCCCTATCTAATCTGGCTCCCCCTCTACCTTATTGTCCTCGCAAGCACCAATCGCCATGGGTAATCACTGGCTACTGCGTCGGATTTGTCAACCTAATTATTGGTTTCTTCAGCTTCATATCCGGATTTGATCGAGTGGGTTTTTGCTGACTTTTTTTGCTCAATTTTTTTGGCTGAATTTTTGGATGTAGGCAAGATTAAGATTGGAATCAATGGTAAGGCAAGATTAAGATCGGAATCAGTGGTAAGTTCCTGCCCAAGCTTCTGTTTCGTGGTTTTTTTGGTGTGGTTCGGTTGGATTTGGGGTGATTTGAGTTGGTATCTATGTGTGGTTTGGCTAATGTTTTGGAAGGATCAGGAGGCTCGTGGCCAGGGTCACCCTCCAGAGTGAGGATGTCAAACTCATCGCTGTCAACGACCCCTTCATCACCATCGACTACATGATATGCTCCTCGATCTGTGGTTGTGTTCGTTGTGTCATCAACTTCAGAGCCATTTATCTTATGATCATGTGTGGACTCAGTCCATGAAAGCATCTATCTTATGATCTATTTACCGTGGGCTCAGTCCATGAACTAGCATGAATTTTTAGTATAAATAGTAGACCAGAAGGCCACTTCTTGAACAAAACTAAATATCTGAAGCTCTTCTACTTCTACTAAAATGGTCTCTGATCCTTTCCGAAGAAAATATATGCTGCCTGCTACACCTGCTAGGGTCGAAGTTCTGATGTGTTGGTGTGGAGATCTTTTTGGCTGAAAAAATCCAATGACTTCTCAGACACCTCCAACaagaggttcttcatgtgtttGGACTACGAGTACAACCCACCGAATGACAATATCCATGGTGGCTACCGCCAGGTATACATTTGTGGTCAAACTATATCAAAATTATCTGTTATTTACCATTGATCATTTTGTTCTCCATTGATAGTCTCTACTACACTTTGTGACTTCGTACAGTTGCTAGATACTGAGCATAGTCTAGCATATGTGTTTCTCCTACACGAGGAGCACCAGGCAGCATGCAGACGATTCCATCAAATGGAAGCGGGCAAGAGGAGAGAGGCTGAGCGCAAACGCATGTAGGAGAAGCAGCGGAGGCTAAGAGAGGAGCACACCCACTGGAAGTATGAGACGAAGAGGGAGATGAAGCGCTTAAGGGCACATCAAGCGTGTGAAGTATGATCAGATGCTGCGAGGAAGAAAAAGCAACCCCAATGTATTCAGTAGAGTAGTGGTAGTAATCAACTTGTTTACATTCCCTTAAGCATGCTAGGTTAGTATGAAAGTGTATCATACATGGCTAGGTTAGTATGAAAGTGTATGTACATGCAATTGTGTTTGTTATTTGcgtgaataaaaataatgccgAATTCAACTATTCTTGTCGGATGGTTCCACTACAATttttcattaatatatatatatatatatatatattaaaaatgatGCATCACCCTTGAATTTAACAAACACAATTGCATGTACACCGATTGCCGACAGACCTGGTCGGCCAACAGGCCCGTCCACACGATCCAGGGGATCTAGAGGTATACAGTGTGCCGACAGGTCCTCTCAGCACAACACGTGTGTGACAGGGCCCCAACCCACTGGTCATCTGGGATGTCGGTACTCTGGAGTGCCGACAGTCACTAGATCTGTAATTCTTTGAAAATGAATAATATTTTAACAATTTTCcattgaaaatattatttttaaaaaattcgtGAATGTTCACGAAGGACGACCAGTTTGCGGCCATGTTTCGGAGCCATGCTGAGTTCATGGAGGGCTACGAGCAGAACATGGAGATGGCTGATCAGTTGCTCAAGGACTGCCACAACTTTTGTGCCGGTCTCTGGCGAGGAGCTCAGGAGCCATACATCGATTCGCAAGAATCGACTAGTAAGCTGGGTGGGCTGGAGATTGTTTACACGGCTGGCCCTTTGTCCAAGGACAGGTGACGGCGGTATCGGCTTGTCCGTAATCTGGCCTAAAAATTGCCAAGCGCCACATGGCCAGCGACGGCTGCACCCGTCGTGATCAGGTTTAGGAAGGGAATGCATGAATAAATCATattgatgagcccatgacttcttcagatacgatcaatactattaatatttctcaaatcatataaggtccaattacaagagcacgtgcacaataattaaaccaccaggtgaactcgtttcttgctgttcatactttcttggatgatggattgctactaaatctttgtgatgttttattattTAGAAATATGAGGAAAGCACCACAATCTTATCTGGACATCATCCCTCAAAAGACAAGTCTACTCAGACACGAATCTAAGCTCTAGTTGTGAtcgtagtcgtggtcgtggtcaaagtcatggtcgtggtcgagtcccatGACAATGTCAATAAAACgtgcataactctcgcatacggagtccaattaaGACGTTCTTAGATTCGTTGGAAAGTTATTGACGAGATATTTTTAATGGATCTGATCTCACCCTTAGATTCTTTATAGattagtcagagtcgaaggaataataTGTTGCGTCATTGTTTTAGATCATGTTGGATCTTGTAAttgtgtcgaggtcggagtacaggttgtgcatgcctttttccacagctgcacaaccctaggtctaTCTCGTCGCATTCTccttatatatacacagtagccgtcatagatTAGGTTTGGATTTAGCTCAGATTATTCTGTTCTAGACAGTTTtatcgtttatcggtttgttgaactccaacttgagtacttcattggtaattagcaatactCAGATTGTATCTaactgttcttacttgtgttcttaaTTCGCTTGCAAGAAAAATCTTCTTAGCGatgtcaaccgcgtcttggcacggttgataaccacggagtagtggttgcaagggttttTGATCTGTTCTAGTCggacctttggatcatcaacatcaaaactacactaattgacttatcatattaccttagAAAGATCGAGCAAACGCGCATTATAAATGATACACTATAGTGAAAAAAAACTCATTAATTTTAGAGAGTGATCTTTGTAAAAGGATTTTTCGTAATGTTCTAACTTTTAGAAAGATTATCAAAGCTAGAATTCTAATTCGCTCACTATCGAAAAGGATTAAGATTGTCTTAagcatatatttttttgcaagatTGTGGAGCAAATTAGACTCCTTTACAGCCTATGTAGAACGGTGCTATCCCAAATTCCCAGTACTGTCGGACACACATGAGCTGCTTGGTCATGCCATGCGCCGTCTCGACCAgaagcagagcagagcacaAGACACACGAAGAATCCGCCGGCCGTCTCGCTGCTAGTCGCTGACGCTAGCTCCCCGTCCCTCGGCCTCGTGCCGGCGAGGTGTAGTAGAAGCCGACGGCCCTGCCGTTCGCCTCCTGAAGCGGCCGCGCGTTCCTCCTGGCGCCCTGCACGCACAACCAGAGCTCTCGTGAGCGTGCACGCCGGAACGGCAGCGACAAACACGTCGGAGAGGAACGCCGCTCACATCGTGGACAGCATTTCTCAGCAGCCGCACCTGGCGCCGCGTCACGCGTCGTACCTGCGCTACGTGCAGGCGGCAAACACAAGTGAGGCGTTGCCTTTGGCAGGCTAGACTGTGGTGCAGGCATGCGTTTACCTTGTTGGCGACTACCCACGTCACGCCCTCCGTGCAGGGCGGCGTCGTGAAGGAGCCCGTGTATCTGTAGTACACGTTGCTGCCGCTGACCGGCCGCCGCGGATTCACCACCTCGTCGATGAGCTCCTCGTGGTCCTTCCTCCTCGCGATCCTCCTGATGTACCGCTCGAGCTGTACGCGCATTTCAACCGAGCAAGCAGCAGCGATTTGTTGTTAGATAGAGCGCGTGCACGTATTGGATGGGGCATCGATGGTGATGTGAGCAGACCCTGTGTATGGTTCTGTCGCGACGCCGCCCGATCCTGTAGAGCTGCGAGACGACCGCGAACCGGTTGTCGACGCTCTGGTGCAGCATGTGCAGCTCCAGGTCGTACCTGCGGCCGTTGATGGCGTGCTCGCTCGGCGAGTGCCAGTGCATCTGCCTGAGCCGGTACGAGACGCCGTCGATCAGCACGCCGCCGGGGTCGCTGTTGAACCTCACCTGCGTATCCGGAATCAACGAGCGGAGTTAACTATTGACGGCCATGAAATCACGGCGGTGCAGTTTGTGCGTACCATGATGTCGTGGCCGCGGTTGACGAGGGACGCGGCGGCGGGGCGGTAGGAGCGGCCCAGGCGGCCGGGGCGGTCCACGAGCGCGGCGACGGCGTCGGAGAGGCCGATTGGGGACTGCAGGCGCCCGACGGAGCATACGGCCCACTCGGTCCGGACGACGCCCCACCGCGCCGGCCCGTTCCCGGCGTCCCGCCGGTAGCTGAACTCCCCTTCGTCCTCTGTACCCATGCCAACCCCACGCATCAGCCAAAATGCCAATGAAACGTGTGCATGTCACAAGAAGGATCAAGCAGTAGCACAGCTCGCGCGCAACCGGTATCCCAACTGCGTCTCCGAcatcgcgcgcgcgcgcgccatgGCATCACCTACCGATCTCTTGCTGTGCCCTTGCGCGGTGGATGGCGCCGAACGGGAGCACCAGCGGCAGGTACAGGGAGACGACGAAGACGGCCACGGCGATGGCCACCTTCCTGCTGCTCGGAGCCGCGAACATGTCGACCGCGTAGGCAAGAGCGTTGTGTGCACATGCAAGAAGGGGCCCGGTTGGGTGTAAAGTAGGCAGCCATTCGTGCGGCGGGGCAGCAGGGCAAAAAGCGCGTGACCGCCGGCCGCAGAAACCGGCTGTCACGCGCAGCACGACCCGCCTGCGTGCGCGGCGTCCAAAGAATCCAGAATGTTGCATGCGGTGCTGCACGGGATGGAACGGTTAAAAAAAGGGCACAATATAATCCAATGAATTTACTTGCGAGTGGAGAAGGTGTGACAGCCcaagttttgtaaaaaaaaaagcaaataaaatgCTTTTTGCATAAATCCATaaatgaaataaaagaaaatgcttggagaagaaaatagaaaaaaaaaagaaaataaaaagagaaaagatcaaACCCTCCCGGGCCCTCTCGGCCTAGCTTAGCCTAGCCCATCTCCcctcccaccctctctctctcaggtcGTCCTTAACCCACCTCTTCTCGCTTCGGCCCAAGCCGCACATGCCTCCAGTCCACACTGTGTGTCCCGCGCTCCCAGCCCAGAGCTGAAGCGGCCTCCCTCCCTTCCCTCTAGGCTAGTCGCGCCAAACCAACCTACCAACCCGATTCATCTGCTCTGTGCCCGGCTCctgcctccctctctctctctctgcgtgTGGGTCCCAACCATCAGGAGCCTCTTCCACCTCGCAccccctcccttctccctctGTAGCACGTCTAACAAACTCACCCGCCAATTCGCACCTGAAGACGGACGGAAATCATCACGCGCCAGCAAGAAAGGAAGGAGCCAGCAAGAGGAAGGAAAGGGAGAGGATTTATGCTGAGATTGAAGTTTAACATCCGAAAACAACTGTGAAATTGCTGTCGGCTGTCACACCGTGATCCGCCTCAATTCCCATGCCTACAGCCTATATAAGGACCCCTAGACCCCCTCTTCAGCACCGCATCCACCCCCGCAACATTTCCACCCATTTTCCAGCGTGCTCCTGCTACAAGCCCGGTAAATTCCAAAACTCCTAAAATTTCAGAAATGGTTTTTTCTTTAGTAAtaaaattagtttaattcttTAATAAATTAAATTAGGGTCTTAAAAATGTTTTTatctataaaataaaataaaataaatatttttaattttgttaatTCATGAAATAGTTTTTGTtcaataaaataaatgttttaattatgaAAATGTTATATAAAAATCTAGAATACTGTTTAATAGGTTTTCATTAATTGTTTATTATggaatatatataaaataattatttaaaaggtttttctttagtaaaataattctaaataatctgttttatttatttttaatgttATCTTAATTAAGAAAAGCCTTtttaaaaatcctagaaaatacCAGAAGCctccaaaaaaatttaggaaaattTCTACGCCTTTCTTTTACCCTTCCAAAGTCATATCTCTACCGTCACAACTCTAATCTAATCATTTACTCCACCAATAATTTACCAAAagtcataaaaataataaacagTTTGATGTGTTTTAGCTATTTTCTTGATTCCTGATGTTTATTGTCTTGTTTTATTTTACCTTATGACCAAATGTATGGGAAGCGaagtaagtgatgatgaatctgataaggattctttctctcaaaaagaacttcttgatttgatcaatgagcaacaaatgatCTTAAAGAAACAAGTTAAAGAACTAAATAAATTCAATGctcttaatgacattcatactatctttttgtttaattataaataattattgagcaaatttgagttgctaaataaggagcgtGATGAGCGTAAGGCAAAacttaagtgcattgaatctcaatctaagatctatttaaagcaatctacctgtctttaatttcaatcataagatagatgctttcacttcttatgataatttgattgatttatctagctcacccttttgcatTGAAATATGTATTGAGAATATTGTTATAGAACCATCTAGTAATCTCATTGCACAAAAGAataatgagctcaagtaagaagtagagaagctcaagaaagacttgGAAAGATTAAAGGACAaaaacatgtccaacctccttaagatTAATGTGAaaacatggtgaacaagcttacaGAGGaatccaccgtgacatgcttcaagtgccatcaataATACCACAAGTTCTTTCAATGCAagtaagtcaagaaggagaccaaggagaagaagaagataataaatctctccaacaagacctctaaactctacaccaagcccaactataagatcaagagcaaccactataagcttAAGGAGAAGGACAATGGTAAAGTGATTGCACATATGATTAGAAGAAATaatcggaggtggaaccaacccattaggtgccaaggaagtcatcaccaacattaAGGGGCACAATCGAtttaggttccaaagaagacttgaaggaCCTGAGTCGGtattggggatttggagacttgactcacaagatGGTGAGAAGTttgaagcaaagaagccaagtgtacaaaaTTGGGCCGATTGTTGAATGCATTTATCATCATATaaccaaatccccatccaaaggtaaatgaGGTAATGGTATTGGATGCAAAATGTTTTCAATTGATGTATATATtttccttgtctaggattgtatatacaaatttcaatttattgcaatacttAATGTATGTTTATCATATTGTAGGTTGCTTGTGCTTCTTTTATGAGCAACTTACATGGTATATTAGTTCTATGCTCTATATAtgacactagttttacaattgtaTCTTTTATGCACCATGAATTAACTGATAGGGTACCCTATTGTTATCAAAGATAAGTGCATATCTCAGAAGTatttaacacttgtatgcacacatttagggaaaATATATCCTATGGTTTGTGAATTTTcgactaacatgtatttcaaGTATTATCTTGTGTAGTCTTATAGAGAAATCTACAAGTTTCTGaaggtatgcaatacttaaaggcttcaattagtatcattatTAAAtcatttattcatttaagctacatccatgcataatatgacttaaacttcctatttctacatattatctagtGGTCCATATGTTTCActttcatcatatgtatgcatacatatatggagagtttagactatattatgtgagtttcataaattgtgatccattgtgtttaatttcaattggtatcaacaTAATCCTATAAAATTGCATCTCTATAGTTGATATCTTATATTGAAAATTggattcctacaattggtatcattttattataTCATTATTTAAGAAGCTCTCTTCCAAATACTCTAACGTTTCCactgagttcaacatatgtttatagtgtttttaatattattgacaaaagcggagaattttgatgaccaaaacaAATGCAAGAAGCATGATAAGCAAAATGACATATCCAGGGGAGAAAAAGCAAGAAGGCATGATGATTAGGGATGCCAAAGTaaacaaaggggagaagaagaagctattGCACAggtcgatcaagagagataaTGCCGATGGAGAAAGAGGGAGTCACGAGAAAAAGGGGGCAAAGTGTAGATAAGAACAAGGACAAGTTTCTTTACAATTGTTATCTTTAGTTGTTCTTATCATG
The sequence above is drawn from the Phragmites australis chromosome 10, lpPhrAust1.1, whole genome shotgun sequence genome and encodes:
- the LOC133931118 gene encoding alpha carbonic anhydrase 2-like, whose amino-acid sequence is MFAAPSSRKVAIAVAVFVVSLYLPLVLPFGAIHRARAQQEIEDEGEFSYRRDAGNGPARWGVVRTEWAVCSVGRLQSPIGLSDAVAALVDRPGRLGRSYRPAAASLVNRGHDIMVRFNSDPGGVLIDGVSYRLRQMHWHSPSEHAINGRRYDLELHMLHQSVDNRFAVVSQLYRIGRRRDRTIHRLERYIRRIARRKDHEELIDEVVNPRRPVSGSNVYYRYTGSFTTPPCTEGVTWVVANKEERAAASGGERQGRRLLLHLAGTRPRDGELASATSSETAGGFFVCLVLCSASGRDGAWHDQAAHVCPTVLGIWDSTVLHRL